In the genome of Phycisphaerae bacterium, one region contains:
- a CDS encoding DNA topoisomerase VI subunit B, with translation MAQRQREISVSEFFAKNRHLLGFDNPRKALLTTIKEAADNSLDACEEAGILPWIEVTAKQLAEDRFEVTVEDNGPGIVKQQIPNIFGKLLYGSKFHHLKMSRGQQGIGISAAGMYGLLTTGKPLRVTSRTSAKKPAHYYELQIDTQKNRPDIIKEEEVEFAQEHGTKVTIELEARYQRGRTSIDEYLRQTAIANPHVHLRYLTPDGELIEFKRTVEELPNQPKAIKPHPYGVELGVLIKMLHTTEEKTLSGFLTGDFSRVSPNVAQEIAKAAKLGVRSRPSQIGRGEADRLFQAIKQVKIKAPSTDCVVPIGEECLLASLQSVVKADFYAAATRPPAVYRGNPFIIEAALAYGKPVENANDGGPVEEEELELGKGDGQIEIGEEDESELIKLFRFANRVPLLYQQSACATHRATVQTNWRNYGLSQSRGALPTGPVVMIIHVASVWVPFTSESKEAVAHYPEIIKEIKLAIQDCGRKLARYLRREKRVRDELKKRSYIEKYIPHIGIALQQILGLTQPKTDKVVEELKDILEKSRTL, from the coding sequence ATGGCCCAGCGTCAGCGGGAGATCTCGGTCTCCGAGTTCTTCGCCAAGAACCGGCACCTGCTGGGCTTCGACAATCCGCGCAAGGCCCTGCTGACCACGATCAAGGAGGCGGCGGACAACTCGCTGGACGCCTGCGAAGAGGCGGGCATTCTGCCGTGGATCGAGGTAACGGCCAAGCAACTGGCTGAGGACCGATTCGAGGTGACGGTCGAGGACAACGGGCCGGGCATCGTCAAACAGCAGATTCCCAACATTTTCGGCAAGCTGCTGTACGGCTCGAAGTTCCATCACCTCAAGATGTCCCGCGGCCAGCAGGGAATCGGCATCTCAGCAGCGGGCATGTACGGTTTGCTCACCACGGGCAAGCCGCTCCGCGTGACCAGCCGGACCTCAGCCAAGAAGCCCGCCCACTACTACGAATTACAGATCGATACTCAAAAGAACCGGCCGGACATCATCAAGGAAGAGGAGGTCGAGTTCGCCCAGGAACACGGCACGAAGGTTACCATTGAGCTGGAGGCCCGCTACCAGCGAGGGCGAACCAGCATCGATGAGTACCTGCGCCAGACCGCGATCGCCAACCCGCACGTGCACCTGCGCTACCTCACGCCGGACGGCGAACTGATCGAGTTCAAGCGGACGGTCGAGGAACTGCCGAACCAGCCCAAGGCGATCAAGCCGCACCCGTACGGCGTCGAGCTGGGCGTGCTGATCAAGATGCTGCACACCACCGAAGAGAAGACCCTCAGCGGGTTTCTGACCGGCGATTTTTCGCGGGTTTCGCCCAACGTGGCCCAGGAAATCGCCAAGGCGGCCAAGCTTGGCGTGCGTAGCCGGCCGTCGCAGATCGGACGGGGCGAGGCCGACCGGCTCTTCCAGGCGATCAAACAGGTCAAGATCAAAGCGCCCTCCACCGACTGCGTCGTGCCGATCGGCGAAGAGTGTCTGCTGGCAAGCCTCCAGTCGGTGGTCAAAGCCGATTTCTACGCAGCCGCCACCCGTCCGCCGGCGGTCTATCGCGGCAATCCCTTCATCATTGAAGCCGCTTTGGCCTACGGCAAACCGGTCGAAAACGCCAACGACGGCGGACCGGTCGAGGAAGAGGAACTGGAACTCGGCAAAGGCGACGGGCAGATCGAGATCGGCGAAGAGGACGAGAGCGAACTGATCAAGCTCTTTCGGTTCGCCAATCGCGTGCCGCTACTCTACCAGCAGTCGGCCTGCGCCACGCACCGGGCCACCGTCCAGACCAACTGGCGGAACTACGGCCTCAGCCAATCGCGCGGGGCCCTGCCGACCGGACCGGTGGTGATGATCATCCACGTCGCCTCGGTGTGGGTGCCGTTCACCAGCGAATCGAAAGAGGCGGTCGCCCACTATCCCGAGATCATCAAGGAGATCAAGCTGGCGATCCAGGACTGCGGCCGCAAGCTCGCCCGCTACCTCCGCCGCGAGAAGCGCGTGCGGGACGAACTCAAGAAGCGGTCCTACATCGAGAAGTACATCCCGCACATCGGAATCGCCCTCCAGCAGATCCTCGGCCTGACCCAGCCCAAGACCGACAAGGTGGTCGAAGAACTCAAGGACATCCT